The segment AAGCCATTCACCATAGTAAATGGACGCTGATATTTTTGTGCTAATTGAATACAACGATCTTGTATCGTTGTTGGAATTTGTTGGTGAATATAAAGCGTACCTTCATTTTTTTGTAGTGTATCTTCTAATTGTTCCCATAAATTGTCTGCTTTTTGATCTTTGTTTTCCACATACAAGTAGCAACGTTCTAAAAAATTCCCTAAATAGCGACGCTTTTCATCAGGTTTGATTTGAGGACCACCGTACATTCCTTTTTCTAAGTAATCTTGCACGTCTTTCATAAACTTCTCCTGCCTTTATTTTATTCCCTTATATTATAACAAAAATCACTTACGAGAATGTAGAACTTAGAGTATAATAAAAATAAAAAAGGAGAAAAAGTATGCCATTTATTCATGTAGAATTATTAGAAGGAAGAACTCCAGAACAAAAGAAAGCATTAATTGAAGATATTACAGAAGTTGTATCCAAAGATGCAGATGTACCAAAAGAACGTATCCATGTTATTATCCGTGATATGAAACATGGAGACTATGGTTGTGGCGGAGAAGTAAAATAATATATAAAAGAAAATCCTTGAAGATTTACTCTTTAAGGATTTTTTTTGTTAGATAAATAACTTTTTTAATGAAAAAAAAGGAGTATAATACAAAATGTAAACGTTTTCTTAAGAGGAGGAAGAATAATGAATAGAAAATGGTTATATGGTGTTGGATTAGGGTTAAGTTTACTAGGTATGCAAAAAGCACAAGCTTGTACAACCGTGGTTGTGGGAAATCAAGCAACAAAAGATGGGTCAACCATGATTGCTCGTAATGAAGATGTATCTACTCACCATGCGAAATATTTTAAAGTTTATCCAGCAAAGACAAACAAACAAAAAGAATTCCATGCAAATATCAACAAATTTCATTACCCAATTCCTAAAAAAGCATTACGTTACACTGGAATGCCAGACTATAATGAAAAAGAAGGTTATTTTTTAGAAGGTGGCATTAATGAAAAAAATGTTGCGATGAGTGCAACAGAATCTGCAAAAACAAATGATAAAATTCAAAAAATTGATCCTTTCGTCAAAGATGGGATTGATGAAGCTTCTATGTTAAATGTCGTTTTACCTTATATTCATTCACCAAAAGAAGGAGTGGAACGTTTAGGTAAAATCGTAGAAGAAAAAGGAAGCACAGCTCCAAATGGTATTATTTTCTCGGATAAAAATGAAATTTGGTATATGGAAATTGGTTCTGGTCATCAATGGGTAGCTCAACGTGTCCCAAGTAATACTTATGCAGTAATTCCTAATAAATTAGTACTAGGAAATATTAATTTTAAAGATCATAAAAACTTCATGTATTCAAAATCATTGCCAAAATTTGCTAAAAAACATCATCTATTAAAAGATGGTAAGCTAAATTTTGCTAAAGCTTTTGGTACAGATGATAAAGAAGATGCTAAATACAATTATCCACGTATTTGGGCAGGTCAACGTCTTTTGACTCCTTCAAAAAAACAAAAGATTACTAGTCATCAATGGAAGACATTTATGAAGCCAGATGAAAAGATTACGATTGATAAAGTAGGCCGTGTTTTAGGAGATCATTTTGATGGTACAAAATATGATACTATGGGTGAAAATAAAGGAGGCTACCGTGCCATTAATGTTGCAACTAATGTAGAATCCCATATTTTACAATTACGTCCAAATCAAAAGAAATCATTAACAGGAATTCAATGGATGGCTATGGCTTCTCCATCAACTAGTGTTTATGTTCCATTCTATACAGATATTAAAGGTACACCTAAAGCTTATCAAAAAGGAAATGGTACTTATAGTACAGATTCTGCTTACTGGACTTATAAATTAACTACTTTAATGGGAACTACTTATCATAATGCTCTTTATAAAGATCATATTTTACCAGTAAAAGAAAAAGTTCAAGCAAAATTAGAAAAGAATTTGGCAGCTAATGATAAAAAAGCAAAATCTTATAAAGGGAATTTAGCTACTTATTTAACAAAATGTAATGATAACCAAGCTACTTGGGCTAGAAAACAGTTTACAACATTAAATAATGAATGTATTACTATTGCTACAACTCAAACGAATGATAAACATAATAGTCATTTATAAAAGATAAATTTCACAATCACTCTTGGAAGTAAAAAATACTTTTGAGAGTGATTTTTTTGTGAAAAATAAAAAACGTAAATTAAAGGATGAAAAAGAGACTTAAAAGTAGAAAAATCCTATGCATAAAAGAATAGATTTTGTTTTTTTGAAAAGAAATATAGCTGTTATAGTTTGTGATTTTAATTTGTTTTAAAGATATTTTATTTTTTATTTGACAAATAAGAATTCAATTTGGTACACTATCAAAAATACAAAATTTTAGAAAAGAGTTGATTTTATGGCTAGGTACACAAGAGAAGAGATGGTAGAAAGCGTTCCCCAGACGGGCTTTTTCGGTCATCCAAAAGGATTAGGAAACTTATTCTTTATCGAGTTTTGGGAACGATTTAGTTACTATGGGATGCGCGCAATTTTACTATACTTCATGTATACAGCAGTTGCGAGTGGTGGATTAGGACTAGAAAAAGGAATGGCACAATCCATTATGTCTTTATATGGTGCTTTGATCTATATGACAGGTATCATGGGTGGTTGGGTTGCTGACCGTTTAATTGGATCCCGTTCTGCATTATTCTATGGCGCAATTTTAATTATGTTTGGACATATTGTTTTAGCAATTCCAAGCGGTGGGATTCCATTATTTTTAGTCTCAATGTTGTTAATTATTGTTGGTACAGGCTTAATGAAGCCTAATATTTCAAACGTAGTTGGTGGATTATATCGTAAAGACGACGAACGTATGGATAATGGATTCACTATTTTCTATATGTCAGTAAACATGGGTGCATTAGTTGCTCCATTAGTCGTTGGACAATTACAAACAAAATATGGATTCCATATGGGATTCGGTGCTGCTGCTGTTGGGATGGCGTTAGCTCTATTAGGGTATATGCTATATAGTAAAAAATCTTTAGGGTTAGTCGGAAAAGACGTACCAAACCCATTGAGCCCAGAAGAGAAAAAACGTGTGATTAAGATTGTAAGTATTTGGGTTGTGATTTTAGCTGCCTTAGCAGGAGTTGCTTATATGACAAACCAATTAACTTTTGATAATTTCTCATACTTGATTACATTCTTAGGAATTGTTATCCCAGTATACTACTTCACAATGATGTATCGTAGTCATAAGACAACAACAGAAGAAAAATCTCGTCTGTTAGCTTATATTCCGTTATTCTTATCTGCAGTAATGTTTTGGTCTATCCAAGAACAAGGTTCTTCTATTTTAGGTGCCTTTGCAGATACAAATACACAACGAAACTTGGAAGGAATTTTAGGAATTAACTATACAATTCCAGCTGCGTTCTTCCAATCTATTAACCCATTATTTATTGTATTATTAGCTCCTGTCTTATCAATGATTTGGGCAAAAATGGGTAAACGTCAACCATCTACTCCGGTTAAATTTAGTTTAGGATTATTATTTGCTGGATTATCTTTCTTATTAATGGTAATTCCAACAATGGGAATGAAATCAGATACATTAATTAACCCAATGTGGTTAGTTGCTTCCTTTATTTTATGCGTACTTGGAGAATTATGCTTGTCTCCAGTTGGATCAAGTGTTTCTGTAAAATTAGCTCCACAAGCGTTTGAGTCACAAATGTTATCTATGTGGTTCTTAGCTTCAGCGACAGCGCAAGGGGTAAACGCTCAGTTAGTACGTTTATATAACTTATGGTCTGAATCTAAATATTTCGGTTTCCTAGGTGCTTTAGCAATCGTATTAGCAGTTGTCGTATTATTACTTTCTCCATGGATGAAACGTAAAATGCGTGGTATTCGCTAATTTATCATTTAAAAATAATAGAACTCCTAAAAGCAGTGATGAGCTTTTAGGAGTTTTTTTTGTAATAAAAAACCCAAACATTAAATGTTTGGGCTTTTATAGAATATCATTTTTGAATGGAAAGGATAGGGAAGAAAATTCTTCCCAACTATCTCTTTTACTATTTTTCCATTGCACGATCGTAGTTATCGTTGATGAAGTCCCAGTTTAATACTTTCCAGAAAGCATCAACATATTCTTTACGACGATTGTTGTATTTTAAGTAATAAGCATGTTCCCAAACGTCAATCGCCATAATTGGAGTATAACCACCATCTAATGGAGTATCTTGATTTGGTGTAGAAATTACTTCTAATTCTTTGTTTTTATTTACAACTAACCAAGCAAATCCTGAACCAAAGCGAGCCATTGCTGCTTTTGTAAATTCATCTTGGAAGTTTTCAAAAGAGCCAAAAGCTTCAACAATCGCTTTACCGATACGGAAATCCATTGGATCTTTTACTAATTTTTCTGGAGTCATTTCTTGCCATAAGAAGCAATGGTTGAAGTGACCTCCACCGTTATTACGAACTGCAGTGCGGATATCTTCTGGTAAAGCTTGGATATCACTCATTAATTCGTTTAAAGATTTATTTTGTAACGCAGGATGTTTTTCTAAGGCTGCGTTTAAATTGTTCACGTAAGCTTGATGGTGCATGTCATGATGTAAATGCATAGTTTGTTCATCAATGATAGGTTCTAATGCATCATAAGCGTAAGGTAAATCTGGTAATTGAAACATAATTATTTCCTCCTTTATTCTCTCTTTCTTCATTATAATAGAAAACCACAAAAAATGAGTTTATTTTGCTCAAAATTACCCAAAAAAGAAAAAGAGTTATTGTTTGAGAGATGAATTCTATCTTCGGTATAATAGAAGAGAGGAGGGAGAAAAATGGAAAAGAGAAGATTTAATTGGATGAGTCTCATTGTTGGGATTCTATTTTTGGTGGTGTCTTTTATATTATTGATCAATCCAAGTTTTAGTTTAGAATGGATTGTCATTTATGTAGCAATAGTGGCGATTGTCGAAGGTGTGTTGGAACTTTTCTTCCGTCATCAACTACATAAACAATTAGGAATTGAAAATAAACATTGGGTTTCTTTAGTAATGGGAATCCTTCTTATTGTATTGGGAGTAGTATTACTCTTCAATATCTCTTTTGGTATAGAAGTTTTACCATATATCTTTGCTTTTTGGTTTGTGATCGATTCGGTAGACAATTTATTCCTACTAGATTTTGCTCGTTTAGTCGGTAAAGGATATTATTGGTTCACTTTAATTGCTAGTCTTTTAGGAATTTTCTTAGGCGTTTGGTTGTTTATGAACCCAGTAGCTTCTAGTGTAGTGTGTTGTTATCTTGTTTCTTTATTCTTTATGTGGTTTGGAATTCAATATATTTGGGAAGCTTTTGTTTTACGCTATTAAAAATATCAAAAGAAAAACCGATGTCTTTGGCATCGGTTTTTTTATACAAAAAAAGCACTCGATAAAGAGTGCTTTTTGCATAAAATCCAAAAGATATCGCAGAAAAGATATCTTAAAGTTTTTTGTTGTAGAATTCAACGATTAATGATTCGTCGATTTCTGGGTATAACTCATCACGTTCTGGTAAACGAGTTAAGCTACCTTCCATTTTATCTTCGTCAAATGAAACGAATGCTGGACGTCCAACGATTGATTCCATAGCTTCTTTCATTGCTACCATGTTTTGAGATTTTTCACGAACAGAGATCACTTGACCAACTTCAACGTGGTATGAAGGGATATCTACACGTTTACCATCTACTAAGATATGACCATGGTTAACGAATTGACGAGCTTGACGACGAGTAGAAGCAAGTCCTAAACGGTAAACTACGTTATCTAAACGTTGTTCTAATAAAACCATGAAGTTAACACCGTGTTTACCTTCTTTGATTTTACCAGCTTGGATGAATAAGTTACGGAATTGACGTTCATTCATACCATACATGTTACGTAATTTTTGTTTTTCGTTTAATTGTAATCCGTATTCAGATAATTTAGCACGGTTGTTTGGTCCATGTTGACCTGGTGCATAAGGGCGACGTGCTAATTCTTTACCAGTACCTGATAATGAGATACCTAAACGACGAGATTTTTTCCAACTTGGTCCTGTATAACGAGACATAGTTAAATTCCTCCAATAATATAAATGTATTTTTTGGAGTAAAATAATAAGTAAAAACTTCATATACGTTCAGTTTATTCTTCAATCTTCACCGTTGCAGCCGGGGTACACAATTGAACCATATAGGCAATAAACTGTTGACGCGATACTGTTTTTTAGCTGCATTATTTTACACGCTCTTGATTATATC is part of the Catellicoccus marimammalium M35/04/3 genome and harbors:
- a CDS encoding HdeD family acid-resistance protein — protein: MEKRRFNWMSLIVGILFLVVSFILLINPSFSLEWIVIYVAIVAIVEGVLELFFRHQLHKQLGIENKHWVSLVMGILLIVLGVVLLFNISFGIEVLPYIFAFWFVIDSVDNLFLLDFARLVGKGYYWFTLIASLLGIFLGVWLFMNPVASSVVCCYLVSLFFMWFGIQYIWEAFVLRY
- a CDS encoding peptide MFS transporter yields the protein MARYTREEMVESVPQTGFFGHPKGLGNLFFIEFWERFSYYGMRAILLYFMYTAVASGGLGLEKGMAQSIMSLYGALIYMTGIMGGWVADRLIGSRSALFYGAILIMFGHIVLAIPSGGIPLFLVSMLLIIVGTGLMKPNISNVVGGLYRKDDERMDNGFTIFYMSVNMGALVAPLVVGQLQTKYGFHMGFGAAAVGMALALLGYMLYSKKSLGLVGKDVPNPLSPEEKKRVIKIVSIWVVILAALAGVAYMTNQLTFDNFSYLITFLGIVIPVYYFTMMYRSHKTTTEEKSRLLAYIPLFLSAVMFWSIQEQGSSILGAFADTNTQRNLEGILGINYTIPAAFFQSINPLFIVLLAPVLSMIWAKMGKRQPSTPVKFSLGLLFAGLSFLLMVIPTMGMKSDTLINPMWLVASFILCVLGELCLSPVGSSVSVKLAPQAFESQMLSMWFLASATAQGVNAQLVRLYNLWSESKYFGFLGALAIVLAVVVLLLSPWMKRKMRGIR
- a CDS encoding YueI family protein; protein product: MKDVQDYLEKGMYGGPQIKPDEKRRYLGNFLERCYLYVENKDQKADNLWEQLEDTLQKNEGTLYIHQQIPTTIQDRCIQLAQKYQRPFTMVNGLPLADDTVILVYAAKEAVHVENPCFQAKEKQEQSLSTKEHPSFWQRLFHKK
- a CDS encoding C69 family dipeptidase, which codes for MNRKWLYGVGLGLSLLGMQKAQACTTVVVGNQATKDGSTMIARNEDVSTHHAKYFKVYPAKTNKQKEFHANINKFHYPIPKKALRYTGMPDYNEKEGYFLEGGINEKNVAMSATESAKTNDKIQKIDPFVKDGIDEASMLNVVLPYIHSPKEGVERLGKIVEEKGSTAPNGIIFSDKNEIWYMEIGSGHQWVAQRVPSNTYAVIPNKLVLGNINFKDHKNFMYSKSLPKFAKKHHLLKDGKLNFAKAFGTDDKEDAKYNYPRIWAGQRLLTPSKKQKITSHQWKTFMKPDEKITIDKVGRVLGDHFDGTKYDTMGENKGGYRAINVATNVESHILQLRPNQKKSLTGIQWMAMASPSTSVYVPFYTDIKGTPKAYQKGNGTYSTDSAYWTYKLTTLMGTTYHNALYKDHILPVKEKVQAKLEKNLAANDKKAKSYKGNLATYLTKCNDNQATWARKQFTTLNNECITIATTQTNDKHNSHL
- a CDS encoding superoxide dismutase, with the protein product MMFQLPDLPYAYDALEPIIDEQTMHLHHDMHHQAYVNNLNAALEKHPALQNKSLNELMSDIQALPEDIRTAVRNNGGGHFNHCFLWQEMTPEKLVKDPMDFRIGKAIVEAFGSFENFQDEFTKAAMARFGSGFAWLVVNKNKELEVISTPNQDTPLDGGYTPIMAIDVWEHAYYLKYNNRRKEYVDAFWKVLNWDFINDNYDRAMEK
- the rpsD gene encoding 30S ribosomal protein S4; the encoded protein is MSRYTGPSWKKSRRLGISLSGTGKELARRPYAPGQHGPNNRAKLSEYGLQLNEKQKLRNMYGMNERQFRNLFIQAGKIKEGKHGVNFMVLLEQRLDNVVYRLGLASTRRQARQFVNHGHILVDGKRVDIPSYHVEVGQVISVREKSQNMVAMKEAMESIVGRPAFVSFDEDKMEGSLTRLPERDELYPEIDESLIVEFYNKKL